The stretch of DNA TAAGCCATTAAGTATGCCTGTAGTGCCATATCTATATCCATTCGCTCACGCATAGCCTTCTTCAGGACTCGCTTGCACAGCTTTACAGCACCCTCAGCGGCTCCATTTGAAGATGGGTGATAAATAGGGGAATACGTTAATTTTATACCATTGGTATTCATGAAATCAACGTATTCTTTACTCGAGAATGGCGGCCCATTATCCGACACCACTTCCTTAGGTAATCCAAATCTAGCAAAGGTTTCTCTTAAAACCTTAATGACTGCGGAGGCTGTCGTGCGAGGCATCAAAAATACTTCGAGCCACTTACTTGTCGAGTCGATGAGGACAAAAAAAGTTTTGCCATGAAATGGCCCCAGAAAATCGACATGTAGTCGCGACCACGGCTCCGTCACGTAGGGCCAGGGCTGCGGCGACGCGCGCGCGGgcgccgccgcctccgccgcgcATGCGCCGCACTCCCTGCACGTGCGCTCGATGTCCGCGTCGATGCCGGGCCACCACATGACACTGCGAGCTATACTCTTCATCTTCACGATTCCCATGTGGCCTACATGTAATTCCATcagcatttttgttcttaaTTCTGTTGGTATTACTAGTCTATATCCCCATATAATACAATCTAAATCCAAGTATAATTCTTGCCGGCGAAGGAAGTAAGGTTTCATGTCATTATCATCACAATGACTCGGCCAGCCAGTTTGTATATACATGTAGACTCGTTTTAATATATCATCATTTTTATACGCCCTTTGAACGACGCATTTTGTTACCGGAAGGAAGTCTTGTatgaaattaatataagtagttTCCCTAGGCTCACGGCCCGCGTTGCCCACCGGTAGACGCGACAACGCATCCGCTGCATTTCTCGCACTACGCACATACTCTATATCATAATTGTATCCTGTCAGTATGACCGCCCAGCGCTGCAACCTGCTCGCTGCCATTACAGGTATTCCCACCTTGTTTCCGAAAATGGTCACGAGTGGTTTGTGATCAGTACGCAATGTGAATTTCCTACCATAAAGGTATTGGTGAAATTTTCTAATACCATATATAATAGATAAAGCCTCCCGTTCAATCTGAGAATAACCTTTTTCAGCCGAGTTGAGTACCCGTGACGCGTACGCGATAGGACGCTCCCCCTGTGGCGTGACGTGAGATATGACCGCGCCCACGCCCACGCTGCTGGCATCTGTGGTCAGGATCAGCGGCAGCTCAGACGAGTAATGTGCGAGAATCTCACTCgacactaatatttttttaattgtcttaAATGCCTCATCACATTGATTACTCCACGCATAATTAACTCCTTTTTTTAGTAAATTGTACAGCGGGGACAATATTGTACTCAAATTGGGCACGAATTTAGCATAATACATGACTAAGCCCAAGAACGACCGTAGTTCTGAGACATTACTCGGTTTTGGCGCTTGGTTAATAGCACTTATTTTCTCTGGGCATGTATGAATGCCGTCCTTAGTAATTACAAACCCTAGGTACGTCACAGAATTCGCCAAGAAAgtacatttttcctttttaatttttaaaccgTACTTTTGCAATCGCTCGAATACCTTATGTAATGTCCGTAAGTGTTCCTCATCGTTCTTACCTGTTATAATGACATCGTCTAGGAAAACACCTACATTTGGTATACCTGCAAACAGCTGTtcgatttttctttgaaatattCCCGGGCTCGAAGCTAAACCGTATATCAAGcgattatacataaataagccCTTGTGAGTGTTAatgaccgtatatttttttgagtCATCTAACTCGAACTGTGCGTACGCTTGAGACAGGTCCAGCTTTGTGAATTTCTCCCCACCATGTAATTTAGCTAACAAGTCTTCAACCTTTGGTAACGGAAAACGGTCCACCTCTAGACATTTgttcaaagtaattttaaaatcagCACATACACGTATGCTCCCGTCCTTCTTCATAACTGGTACGATCGGTGTGGCCCAGTCGGAGGTGTCGACGGACGTGAGGATGCCGTCCCGCACCATCTGGTCGAGCGCGCGCTCCACCGGCTCACGCAGCGCATACGCCAGCGGGCGCGCGCGCAGGAACACGGGCCGCGCGTCCTCGCGCAGCCGGAACCCCACCGCCCCGCCGGTGTACCGCCCGAGCCCGTCCGCGAACACCTCACAGTATCTGGAACTGAATTCGCTTAACATGAAAACCGGTTTCGTATTATCtattaaattacaattaattgttttgatattaatATCTAGCTCCTTTAACCATTGTCGGCCCAATAAACATGTTTTTCCTTTGTCCACAATGTAAAGATCTAATTGAGCACTCTTATAATTATACATGACGACTGGTGTAATTTTTCCCACAGGTTTTACAATTTCCCCTGTGTAATATCGTAACGTTAAGTCGCTTTCTTGAAGGATACAACGCTGGGCAAACATTTTATCATACAAGTCTTTACTAATGCACGATATTGCACTTCCTGTATCAATTTCCATTGTTACGTAACAACCTTCAATATAAACAACTACAGTATACGGCCCTaccatttttaatttattactgtCCATGGAATAGGTATTTACCTCATCACTTTCCTCACTTGCCGCGTCTGGCCATACTACCTCCTCCTCCGCCGTAATGTTGTATACCGGTCCACCCCCTCGCAAATTAGGACACATTCTTTTTAGGTGCCCTTGCCTGTTACAAATTCTGCACACATACTGCTGGAACTTGCATGTTTTGGCGTCGTGCTGCCCTCCGCAAGTAATACACTCGCTCTTCGatctatttttatttgcatTGAAGTGTTTATTGGCACCTGTCGTAAACGCTCGGGAATTGTGACTCATCTGCCGGCCCGGTCCTGCGCTTGCgctcgcgccgccgccgccgctaaaCCGACCAGCGTCGTGCGTCACACTTCCACTCCCGCGCACCCCGGAGCCGCTGCCTCGCTCGCGCCTTGCCGCGTGCTGTGCCATCATATGTACCGCCGACGATGACGATGTGCTTGTGACGTCACTAACCCGGTTGGTACGTCCTTCCACTGCCGCCGCATCTGCCTCGGCCGCTTCCATACTTGCTGCCAACTGATACGCCTTATCAAATGTCACATTTTTTTCTGCGAACAATCTTTGCCGTATATTTTCATTCCTTATGCCGCACACG from Pectinophora gossypiella chromosome 3, ilPecGoss1.1, whole genome shotgun sequence encodes:
- the LOC126382159 gene encoding uncharacterized protein LOC126382159, which encodes MRDQFVCGIRNENIRQRLFAEKNVTFDKAYQLAASMEAAEADAAAVEGRTNRVSDVTSTSSSSAVHMMAQHAARRERGSGSGVRGSGSVTHDAGRFSGGGGASASAGPGRQMSHNSRAFTTGANKHFNANKNRSKSECITCGGQHDAKTCKFQQYVCRICNRQGHLKRMCPNLRGGGPVYNITAEEEVVWPDAASEESDEFQIL